A genomic stretch from Desulfotignum balticum DSM 7044 includes:
- a CDS encoding type IV pilin protein: MQPTAVLKTPKGFTLIEVLSVVVIIGILAAIAVPSYKATMDRSREKAAEAAIAEVKSRLSLAYAKYLLEEKSEPDTIGDIAGIDDSGLPAGSGEVPQMDNYTVTLSGHNGTIATITVTKIKDVDYSQSDEIDNTWELP; encoded by the coding sequence ATGCAGCCGACTGCTGTTTTAAAAACCCCGAAAGGGTTCACCCTGATCGAAGTCCTGTCAGTGGTGGTGATCATCGGAATCCTGGCTGCCATCGCGGTTCCCAGTTACAAGGCCACTATGGATCGATCACGGGAAAAGGCAGCCGAGGCCGCTATTGCGGAAGTTAAATCCCGGTTGTCACTTGCCTATGCCAAGTATCTTTTGGAAGAAAAATCAGAACCCGATACGATAGGTGATATTGCCGGGATAGATGACTCAGGGTTACCGGCCGGTTCAGGTGAAGTACCACAGATGGATAATTACACGGTAACCTTGAGCGGTCACAATGGGACGATAGCAACGATCACTGTAACGAAAATCAAAGACGTGGATTACAGTCAGTCTGATGAGATAGATAACACTTGGGAACTGCCATAA
- a CDS encoding pilus assembly FimT family protein, producing MKVLRCHSGFTLIEIAAVLVIIAILSVLAVKRMGGTGISAYGDADRLVADLRYAQSLAMTRAPDEGGDYDGEVTVVTTDTGWKLDNEGKTDKLWFADGAREDWKIEEGTTITQDVSITFKYPKGKMVNAASDPTTITLQRGDNSIIINVYSETGYVEIQ from the coding sequence TTGAAAGTACTGCGCTGTCATAGCGGATTTACCCTGATCGAAATTGCTGCGGTTCTTGTGATCATTGCGATTTTGTCTGTTTTGGCGGTGAAACGCATGGGAGGTACCGGGATTTCTGCTTATGGCGATGCCGATCGTCTGGTAGCGGATTTGCGTTATGCCCAGTCTCTGGCCATGACCCGGGCCCCGGATGAAGGTGGTGATTATGATGGTGAAGTGACAGTCGTAACTACTGACACTGGCTGGAAATTAGATAATGAAGGGAAAACGGATAAACTCTGGTTCGCAGACGGAGCCAGAGAAGATTGGAAAATCGAGGAAGGCACGACGATTACCCAGGATGTCAGCATCACGTTTAAATACCCGAAAGGCAAGATGGTGAATGCTGCTTCAGACCCGACGACCATAACACTTCAACGCGGCGATAATTCCATCATCATTAATGTGTATAGTGAAACCGGATATGTGGAGATCCAATGA
- a CDS encoding type II secretion system protein, translating into MRGKTVISTRQGFTMIELIAAMVIVGVAVAMAGVSFISFERIGKGINARNAQLAQQRMELILAEKRKSQIGFPEDCDGVNDLQCGPDPCNSGNTELDDVCDNAVSVIFKGVKEDNTEINGCQSSEIFKYCKVKVTVEGTDYYMNLYKYD; encoded by the coding sequence ATGAGGGGTAAAACAGTGATATCGACCCGACAGGGATTTACCATGATTGAATTGATCGCAGCCATGGTGATTGTGGGTGTAGCCGTTGCCATGGCAGGGGTGAGTTTCATATCTTTCGAGCGTATCGGTAAAGGAATCAATGCAAGAAACGCACAATTGGCCCAGCAGCGGATGGAATTGATTCTGGCTGAAAAAAGAAAAAGTCAGATTGGATTTCCCGAGGATTGTGATGGTGTAAATGATCTACAATGTGGTCCAGATCCATGTAATTCTGGCAATACAGAGTTGGATGATGTTTGTGATAATGCTGTATCTGTTATCTTTAAAGGAGTAAAAGAGGATAACACTGAAATCAATGGGTGTCAAAGTAGTGAAATATTTAAATATTGTAAGGTTAAAGTAACCGTTGAAGGCACTGATTATTATATGAATTTATATAAATATGACTGA
- a CDS encoding GspE/PulE family protein yields MAVRKRLGEILLDEGVITQDQLKTALSQFKETGLKLGEYLALKGIVSENIIVDAVASQMNLRKFEAGEYDISPDLAQIMDVDNAAKFKAVPVKKSDGVITIAMTDPLNIITVDYIEVMTDMEVETVICTEQNFNYLMSAIYGAYAGKDGVMQQVQDISEMDSEPDDDEGSESLTETDLQHMAEDAPVIKLVNSILTQAVREGATDIHLSPEKTYIEIRFRVDGKLHKIPNPPKKMFLPMVSRIKIMANLDISISRIPQDGRMTIKVHQKEVNVRVSTIPTIYGENVVLRLLDTSSGIHTLDQLGYSADDIAGIKKMIKMPYGMILCTGPTGSGKSTSLFAMLKEINSPDTHIITLEDPVEYRMEHIRQAQLNRRAGMTFASGLRSILRQDPDVIMVGEIRDTETANVAVQAALTGHMVFSTVHTNDAAGAVTRFIEMGVAPFLVSSVMLVIIAQRLVRRVCTHCGEQVIPPPELLEYWGIPPKDSIRFMKAKGCSHCLDTGYRGRVGLYEILYIDDAVRDMILSGKTAKEISRLAHEAGQLRTLKEDAARKVMDRITTPEEAMSALQVK; encoded by the coding sequence GTGGCCGTTCGAAAAAGACTGGGAGAAATTCTGCTGGATGAAGGGGTCATCACCCAGGACCAGCTGAAGACCGCGTTGTCCCAATTCAAAGAAACCGGACTCAAACTCGGGGAATATCTGGCACTGAAAGGGATCGTGTCTGAAAACATCATTGTGGATGCGGTGGCTTCCCAGATGAATCTCAGAAAATTTGAAGCCGGGGAATATGACATTTCTCCGGATCTGGCCCAAATCATGGATGTGGACAATGCCGCCAAATTCAAAGCCGTGCCCGTGAAAAAAAGCGACGGTGTGATCACCATCGCCATGACGGACCCATTGAATATCATCACGGTGGATTATATTGAAGTGATGACTGACATGGAAGTGGAGACGGTTATCTGCACAGAGCAGAATTTCAATTATCTGATGTCTGCCATCTATGGTGCATATGCCGGTAAAGACGGGGTCATGCAGCAGGTGCAGGATATCTCCGAGATGGATTCGGAACCCGATGATGACGAGGGTTCCGAATCTCTGACCGAAACCGACCTTCAGCACATGGCCGAGGACGCACCGGTCATCAAACTGGTGAACTCCATTCTGACCCAGGCGGTCCGGGAAGGTGCCACGGACATTCATCTGAGCCCTGAGAAAACCTACATCGAGATCCGGTTCCGGGTAGACGGAAAACTGCACAAGATCCCCAACCCACCCAAAAAAATGTTTCTGCCCATGGTGTCCCGCATCAAGATCATGGCCAATCTGGATATTTCCATCTCCCGGATTCCCCAGGACGGGCGCATGACCATCAAGGTCCATCAAAAGGAGGTTAATGTCCGGGTGTCCACCATTCCCACCATTTATGGCGAAAACGTGGTGCTTCGTCTTCTGGACACCAGTTCCGGCATTCATACCCTGGATCAGCTGGGGTATTCAGCCGATGACATCGCAGGGATCAAAAAAATGATCAAGATGCCCTATGGCATGATTCTGTGCACCGGCCCCACGGGCAGCGGGAAAAGCACCAGCCTGTTTGCCATGCTCAAGGAGATCAATTCACCGGACACCCACATCATCACCCTGGAGGATCCCGTGGAATACCGGATGGAACATATCCGCCAGGCCCAGCTGAACCGGCGGGCCGGCATGACATTTGCCTCGGGGTTGCGGTCCATTCTGCGCCAGGACCCGGACGTGATCATGGTGGGGGAGATCCGGGATACCGAAACCGCCAATGTGGCGGTGCAGGCGGCTTTGACCGGGCATATGGTTTTTTCAACCGTGCACACCAATGATGCGGCAGGGGCTGTGACCCGGTTCATTGAAATGGGTGTGGCCCCGTTTCTGGTTTCTTCGGTCATGCTGGTGATCATTGCCCAGCGCCTGGTCCGGCGGGTGTGCACCCATTGCGGTGAACAGGTGATCCCGCCGCCTGAATTGCTTGAATACTGGGGAATCCCCCCGAAGGACAGCATCCGGTTCATGAAAGCCAAAGGATGCAGCCACTGCCTGGATACCGGATACCGGGGCCGGGTGGGGCTGTACGAAATATTGTATATCGATGATGCGGTCCGGGACATGATTCTGAGCGGAAAAACCGCCAAGGAGATCAGCCGGCTGGCCCATGAAGCCGGCCAGCTCCGGACCCTGAAAGAAGATGCGGCCCGGAAAGTCATGGACCGGATCACCACCCCGGAGGAGGCCATGTCCGCCCTTCAGGTGAAATAA
- a CDS encoding PilZ domain-containing protein, with product MDKLQLIKEILNTDAQTDNKIFQLIQAAKVCGPDSEKVIQIDERENTRKPVSLRVNINTGKERIMATVEDVSLGGAFINTHKKIPRGEQLAVRLISSAGEEFDFISEVVRVEESGVGILIKSISPFQEERFRQFIKQL from the coding sequence ATGGACAAACTACAGTTAATCAAAGAAATTTTGAACACAGATGCCCAGACCGACAATAAAATATTTCAATTGATTCAGGCTGCAAAAGTGTGTGGACCGGACAGTGAAAAAGTGATTCAGATCGATGAACGGGAAAATACCCGCAAACCGGTATCGCTGCGGGTGAACATCAACACGGGCAAAGAACGGATCATGGCCACGGTTGAAGACGTCTCCCTGGGCGGCGCATTTATCAACACACACAAAAAAATCCCGCGGGGGGAACAGCTGGCGGTTCGTCTGATCAGTTCCGCAGGTGAAGAATTCGACTTCATCTCTGAAGTGGTCCGGGTGGAAGAATCAGGGGTCGGCATTCTGATCAAAAGTATCAGTCCGTTTCAGGAAGAGCGGTTCCGCCAGTTTATCAAGCAATTGTAG
- a CDS encoding hybrid sensor histidine kinase/response regulator has product MNSKDDHIKKAFAEESLEHLSSIEEDLIRIEKGDTGPDRERVNKVFRAVHSIKGGSGFLGIRNITRLAHAMETVLGLIREGTLDPNAEVTHFLLKASDALTHMIQYLDHSDKIDISETVTALENISAGSRKNTDIPSPEPDPNPDAFADAALDSDPGIQPDTETPHDDDPIIISARDGSSVFVLEKSDCRRLENENKLVFFVEIPLETIDVPGEKYLEILSSKTKAYGTMLVYGIEKKYVPLAGTDVSGPYILLLFASVLAKEEILIVFELDDRLIHTLNKTSGLLPTNTREDTPAEAPVPDTCLPETAMPDPDPVETDTCFEKKAPKRLQRHDRLIQPPVRVDLTLLDNLMTLAGEMVLSRNQLLQAIATQDPQAIQRVGQRINHVTSELQETVMLTRMQPMGKIFDRFPRLVRDLSTALGKKIHLVIKGRRVELDKNLLEAVTDPLLHLVRNSIDHGIEPPDIRENQGKAPVGKVVLKASQGAGKIFIEIIDDGRGMDPDKLAKRAVALGLITQNQVRNMDEKAKCALIFMPGFSTSQVVNDLSGRGVGMDVVKSNIESIGGKVTIESQPGRGSRFLIEVPLTLAIIPSQIIQTEAQRFAIPQANLEELVRIPPGRVAEKIEFISGAPVIRLREELLPLVRLSDILQLPRTYICPDDDVLKTDRRHHIADRRSSETGTESAENRDRRTMPGKDRRFHASSALNIAVVSTGSLTYGLIVDELQDAEEIVVKPLGRHLKSCGAYAGATIMGDGRVALILDISSLAETAELMPVKPSETSYEKTDPCVTEKKEVRSYLTFRGAPEERFAIPLDRVIHIEKIPARHLETMGNMTVVQTRNTTLTLCAIDDVADIRPVPMEEIMVVVVCDLGDRTMGLRVTGPVDALETSEILDRQTLSQPGISGSLTLDGHTVMVVDPDQVARKRYPQWYKDTPVQVESSDSVNKKTILIAEDSAFFRNLIKTRIEAEGFHVIAAQDGQIALDLIKTHVKDLSLVITDLEMPHMDGFTLTRTIKSDPDLAHLPVISLSTLADDSDLEKGQAAGVDDYQIKLDQEKLLKSIHTHILDI; this is encoded by the coding sequence ATGAATTCCAAAGACGATCACATCAAAAAAGCATTTGCCGAAGAATCTTTAGAGCATTTGTCTTCCATTGAAGAGGACCTGATCCGCATTGAAAAAGGAGACACGGGTCCTGACCGGGAACGGGTCAACAAAGTATTTCGTGCCGTTCATTCCATCAAAGGCGGCTCCGGCTTTCTGGGCATCCGGAATATCACCCGGCTGGCCCATGCCATGGAAACGGTTCTTGGACTGATCCGGGAAGGCACGCTTGATCCCAATGCCGAGGTGACCCATTTTCTGCTGAAAGCATCAGATGCATTGACCCACATGATCCAGTATCTGGATCACAGTGACAAAATTGATATTTCCGAAACAGTCACCGCGCTGGAAAACATCAGCGCGGGATCCCGAAAAAATACCGACATCCCTTCCCCGGAACCGGATCCGAACCCGGATGCCTTTGCTGACGCTGCATTGGATTCAGATCCCGGGATACAACCGGACACGGAAACACCCCATGACGATGACCCGATCATCATTTCCGCCCGGGACGGCTCTTCCGTGTTTGTTTTGGAAAAATCGGATTGCCGCCGGCTGGAAAATGAAAACAAGCTTGTTTTTTTTGTGGAGATTCCCCTTGAAACCATTGATGTCCCTGGGGAAAAATATCTGGAAATCCTCTCATCCAAAACAAAAGCATATGGGACGATGCTTGTGTACGGGATCGAAAAAAAATATGTCCCGCTGGCCGGCACGGATGTGTCCGGTCCTTATATTTTATTGCTGTTTGCCTCGGTGCTGGCCAAAGAAGAGATCCTTATCGTATTCGAGCTTGATGACCGATTGATTCATACCCTGAACAAAACCAGCGGTCTGTTGCCGACAAACACCCGGGAGGACACACCGGCTGAGGCGCCTGTGCCGGATACTTGCCTTCCGGAAACAGCGATGCCTGACCCAGATCCTGTGGAAACAGATACCTGCTTCGAAAAAAAAGCCCCCAAAAGGCTTCAGCGACATGACCGGCTGATCCAACCCCCTGTTCGGGTGGACCTGACACTGCTGGACAATCTCATGACTCTGGCCGGAGAAATGGTCCTGAGCAGAAACCAGCTGCTGCAAGCCATTGCCACCCAGGACCCCCAGGCCATCCAGCGGGTGGGACAGCGGATCAACCACGTCACCTCAGAGCTTCAGGAAACCGTGATGCTCACCCGCATGCAGCCCATGGGGAAAATTTTTGACCGGTTTCCCAGGCTGGTGAGGGATCTTTCCACGGCTTTGGGGAAAAAAATTCATCTGGTCATCAAAGGCCGGCGGGTCGAACTGGACAAAAATCTGCTGGAAGCAGTGACCGACCCGCTGCTTCACCTGGTGCGAAACAGTATCGATCATGGCATCGAGCCCCCGGATATCCGTGAAAACCAGGGCAAAGCCCCGGTGGGAAAAGTGGTTCTCAAAGCCAGCCAGGGGGCAGGAAAAATTTTTATTGAAATCATCGATGACGGCCGGGGAATGGACCCGGACAAACTGGCAAAACGGGCGGTCGCTTTGGGCCTGATCACGCAGAATCAGGTCCGGAACATGGATGAGAAGGCAAAATGCGCTCTTATTTTCATGCCCGGATTTTCCACCTCCCAGGTGGTAAATGACCTGTCAGGCCGGGGCGTCGGCATGGATGTGGTTAAAAGCAATATTGAATCCATCGGCGGGAAAGTCACAATTGAATCCCAGCCCGGACGCGGGTCCCGGTTTTTGATTGAGGTGCCTCTGACACTGGCCATTATCCCCAGCCAGATCATTCAGACGGAAGCCCAGCGTTTTGCCATCCCCCAGGCAAATCTGGAAGAACTGGTTCGGATCCCACCGGGCCGGGTGGCGGAAAAAATCGAATTCATCAGCGGCGCCCCCGTTATCCGGCTGCGGGAAGAGCTGCTGCCGCTGGTCCGACTGTCGGATATCCTTCAGCTGCCCCGCACCTATATCTGTCCTGACGACGATGTATTGAAAACCGACCGGCGGCATCACATTGCCGACCGCCGATCCTCTGAAACCGGAACAGAATCTGCCGAAAACCGGGACCGCAGAACCATGCCCGGGAAAGACCGGCGATTTCATGCATCCAGTGCGCTGAATATCGCCGTGGTTTCCACCGGTTCTTTAACCTATGGGCTGATTGTGGATGAACTCCAGGATGCGGAAGAAATTGTGGTAAAGCCTTTGGGCCGGCATCTCAAATCATGCGGTGCCTACGCCGGGGCCACCATCATGGGAGACGGCCGGGTGGCTTTGATCCTGGATATTTCCTCTTTGGCTGAAACCGCTGAACTCATGCCGGTCAAACCATCTGAAACCTCTTATGAAAAAACAGACCCATGTGTTACTGAAAAAAAAGAGGTGCGTTCATATCTCACCTTCCGGGGCGCCCCGGAGGAACGATTCGCCATTCCTCTGGACCGGGTGATCCATATAGAAAAAATACCGGCCCGGCACCTGGAAACCATGGGCAATATGACCGTTGTCCAGACCCGGAACACCACCCTGACTTTGTGTGCCATAGATGACGTGGCAGACATTCGCCCCGTGCCCATGGAAGAGATCATGGTGGTGGTGGTGTGCGATCTGGGGGATCGAACCATGGGGCTGCGTGTGACCGGACCTGTGGATGCCCTGGAAACCAGTGAGATTCTGGACAGACAAACCCTGTCCCAGCCCGGCATTTCAGGATCACTGACTTTGGACGGGCACACGGTCATGGTGGTGGACCCGGACCAGGTGGCCCGAAAACGATACCCCCAATGGTACAAAGACACCCCGGTGCAGGTGGAATCCAGTGATTCGGTGAACAAAAAAACCATTCTCATTGCTGAAGACTCCGCGTTTTTCAGAAACCTGATCAAAACCCGGATCGAAGCGGAGGGGTTTCATGTGATCGCTGCCCAAGACGGACAGATCGCCCTGGATCTTATTAAAACACATGTGAAAGACCTGTCTCTGGTCATCACAGACCTGGAAATGCCCCATATGGACGGATTCACCCTGACCCGGACCATCAAGAGCGACCCGGATCTGGCCCATCTGCCGGTCATCTCCCTGTCCACCCTGGCAGATGACTCGGATCTCGAAAAAGGACAGGCCGCCGGTGTCGATGATTACCAGATCAAACTGGATCAGGAAAAACTGCTAAAAAGCATTCACACACATATTTTGGATATATAA
- a CDS encoding prepilin-type N-terminal cleavage/methylation domain-containing protein: MTDLKQYRPFSSVKRKRGFTLIEMVLVMVLLGIAALMVVPFVGHIFSNLLEGRELSHREGQAVMALERFVRDVRGADSVTVNNNQKKMTLENDGSDVIYEIVTGNLLLDGQVLAKHLDDSQSKFDNKIDTLGYQFITLTLVVEMSGERTFELSASSFPRMISAAGGNQGGGNQGGGNQGGGNQGGGNQGGGNQGGGKK; this comes from the coding sequence ATGACTGATCTCAAGCAATATAGACCATTTTCGTCCGTTAAGAGAAAGCGTGGTTTCACGCTCATTGAGATGGTTCTGGTTATGGTCCTCTTGGGAATAGCTGCTCTTATGGTTGTTCCCTTTGTGGGGCATATATTTTCCAATCTTTTAGAGGGCCGGGAACTCAGCCATCGCGAGGGTCAGGCAGTCATGGCCTTGGAACGGTTTGTCCGGGATGTGCGTGGAGCTGATAGTGTAACTGTCAATAATAATCAGAAGAAGATGACTCTTGAAAATGACGGATCTGATGTGATTTATGAAATTGTCACGGGAAATCTGCTTTTGGATGGTCAGGTCTTGGCTAAGCATCTGGATGATAGTCAAAGCAAGTTTGATAATAAAATCGATACGCTTGGCTATCAGTTCATTACTTTGACATTGGTTGTAGAGATGAGCGGTGAAAGAACCTTTGAATTATCAGCTTCTTCGTTTCCACGAATGATTTCAGCGGCAGGAGGAAACCAAGGTGGAGGAAACCAAGGTGGAGGAAACCAAGGTGGAGGAAACCAAGGTGGAGGAAACCAAGGTGGAGGAAACCAAGGTGGGGGGAAAAAGTGA
- the pilQ gene encoding type IV pilus secretin PilQ, translating into MRPGKSHLKYPAFLWIFCLGLILGGCTAAKTSDQTPADPMEKWHQLAKTTYDAAATPPDTSGSLDSSAAKDPIPPGPAGLQPVVVHDLSSPDDPSGPVPAQIRKLPDLPVTMNMNDVSVPVLLRTLAKIADLNMMINDGITGQTQLVVKGSPWNQVFLGLLDAYGLAYEWTGDILQVFSAADFKKRQSLLEARNDYENAKIRQELARSQLAYQKRRQEPLITKIVTIRYANLESLHQNLNQYLAVARNEKTASLDISSAMLPIGNAASEADAQIRPGEKGSIMMDATSNALIIHASQSDIDQLMPIIQQLDQPSKQVLIEAHIVEVESNTGKALGIQWGGLGNFKTSSDKQISVGGDISPFGQQLQDGTFLNPADGNVVNLPMVAETGMNLGVMAQKMGSFVLYAQLMALQEQGVLNILSKPSITTQNHQKAIIRSGKEVPYQTVEGTGSDQTVNIEWKEAVIKLEVTPHIIDGQAVRLDILTNKDELDFTASVNGNPTIITKNAETSVMLMDGQTTVIAGLNKEKKSDSEQGVPGLKEMPGLGWLFKSTNNENEKEELLIFITPHILDNQIIAPAKKG; encoded by the coding sequence ATGAGACCAGGGAAATCACATCTGAAATATCCGGCTTTCTTGTGGATATTTTGTCTGGGATTGATTCTGGGCGGGTGTACTGCTGCCAAAACATCGGATCAGACCCCGGCCGATCCCATGGAAAAATGGCACCAGCTGGCAAAAACAACTTATGATGCGGCCGCAACCCCGCCGGACACGTCCGGATCTTTGGATTCGTCCGCAGCCAAAGATCCGATACCGCCTGGACCTGCCGGCCTTCAACCGGTTGTGGTCCATGATCTGTCATCGCCTGATGACCCATCAGGGCCGGTTCCGGCACAGATTCGCAAGCTGCCCGACCTGCCGGTGACCATGAATATGAATGATGTGTCCGTGCCGGTTTTGCTGCGAACCCTGGCAAAAATTGCGGATCTGAACATGATGATCAATGACGGTATCACCGGACAGACCCAGCTGGTGGTAAAAGGATCTCCATGGAATCAGGTGTTTTTGGGTCTTCTGGATGCCTATGGGCTGGCCTATGAATGGACCGGAGATATCCTGCAGGTGTTCAGTGCGGCGGATTTCAAAAAAAGGCAGTCATTGCTGGAGGCCAGAAACGATTATGAAAATGCCAAAATCCGGCAGGAACTGGCACGATCGCAGCTGGCATACCAGAAGCGGCGGCAGGAACCCCTGATTACAAAAATTGTGACCATCCGCTATGCCAATCTGGAATCGCTTCATCAGAACCTGAACCAGTACCTGGCAGTCGCCCGGAACGAAAAAACCGCTTCCCTGGATATATCGTCGGCCATGTTGCCCATTGGTAATGCCGCATCAGAAGCCGACGCCCAGATCCGTCCCGGAGAAAAGGGCAGCATCATGATGGATGCCACATCCAATGCCCTGATCATTCATGCGTCTCAATCAGATATCGATCAGTTGATGCCCATCATCCAACAATTGGACCAGCCGTCAAAACAGGTATTGATCGAAGCCCACATTGTCGAGGTGGAATCCAATACCGGCAAAGCCTTAGGCATTCAGTGGGGCGGGCTGGGCAATTTCAAAACCAGTTCCGACAAGCAGATTTCCGTGGGCGGAGATATCTCTCCGTTTGGACAGCAACTTCAGGATGGCACGTTTCTCAATCCTGCGGACGGCAATGTGGTCAACCTGCCCATGGTGGCGGAAACCGGGATGAACCTGGGCGTCATGGCCCAGAAAATGGGCAGTTTTGTATTGTACGCCCAGCTGATGGCCCTGCAGGAGCAAGGGGTGCTCAATATTTTGTCCAAACCCTCCATCACCACCCAGAACCATCAGAAAGCCATCATCCGAAGCGGCAAGGAAGTCCCCTACCAGACGGTTGAAGGCACGGGATCAGACCAAACCGTCAATATCGAATGGAAAGAAGCGGTCATCAAACTGGAAGTCACCCCCCATATCATCGATGGCCAGGCAGTGCGCCTGGATATTCTGACCAACAAGGATGAACTGGATTTCACTGCATCGGTCAACGGGAATCCCACCATTATCACCAAGAACGCAGAGACATCGGTCATGCTGATGGACGGACAGACCACGGTGATTGCCGGGCTGAACAAGGAAAAGAAAAGCGACAGCGAACAGGGGGTCCCCGGGCTCAAGGAAATGCCGGGGCTCGGGTGGTTGTTCAAAAGCACAAACAATGAAAATGAAAAAGAAGAACTTCTGATTTTCATCACCCCGCATATTCTGGACAATCAAATAATTGCGCCGGCAAAAAAAGGATAA
- a CDS encoding type II secretion system F family protein encodes MALYQFKAIDENGQPVSGEIEADSRDAALGLVAARGLIPQTAKKKSGRSDIMGFLNNLPLPGRLVKTKDLILFTKQFKTMVQAGVSIVQVFQILFEQTENPHLRKAIAKMVENIREGRSLFQAFSDHPRIFPRLYCAMIRAGEESGALPEIMDRLIYVITHEEKVKNDIQGALRYPMFVLAVLGGAFLVLLTFVVPRFVDIFEQGGVEIPLPTRICMMMYTFLSQFGGYMLLTAGVLVVAGFYYVRTDTGRLMKDRLLMGLPLIGQLLVKSAMSRFSSIFSILQASGVGVLESLRVLTDTIDNAAIAVEFKKIRSQLEEGRGISGPLKRARYFPPMVVSMVAIGEESGNLDGMLKEISDHYDAEVEYATKRLAEALGPLLMVAMSAMVGFFILAIFKPMWEMANIV; translated from the coding sequence ATGGCATTGTATCAGTTCAAGGCGATTGACGAGAACGGCCAACCGGTTTCCGGAGAGATCGAGGCAGACTCCCGGGATGCGGCGTTAGGGCTTGTGGCGGCCCGGGGCCTGATTCCCCAGACAGCGAAAAAGAAATCAGGCAGGTCCGATATCATGGGGTTTTTGAACAACCTGCCTCTGCCGGGCCGGCTGGTCAAGACCAAAGACCTGATCCTGTTCACCAAACAGTTCAAGACCATGGTGCAGGCCGGTGTTTCCATTGTCCAGGTGTTTCAGATCCTGTTCGAGCAGACCGAAAACCCCCATCTGCGCAAGGCCATTGCTAAGATGGTGGAGAATATCAGGGAAGGCCGGTCCCTGTTTCAGGCGTTTTCCGACCATCCGCGGATTTTTCCCCGCCTGTACTGTGCCATGATCCGGGCCGGAGAGGAGTCCGGTGCCCTGCCCGAGATCATGGACCGGCTGATCTATGTGATCACCCATGAAGAAAAGGTGAAAAACGATATCCAGGGAGCGCTGCGGTATCCCATGTTTGTCCTGGCCGTGCTGGGCGGGGCGTTTCTGGTGCTGCTGACCTTTGTGGTGCCCCGGTTTGTGGATATCTTTGAGCAGGGCGGTGTGGAAATTCCTCTGCCCACCCGGATCTGCATGATGATGTACACGTTTTTATCCCAGTTCGGGGGATATATGCTACTGACTGCCGGAGTCCTGGTGGTGGCGGGATTTTATTATGTCCGGACCGATACCGGGCGCCTCATGAAAGACCGGCTGCTCATGGGCCTGCCGTTGATCGGACAGCTGCTGGTCAAATCCGCCATGTCCCGGTTTTCCAGTATTTTTTCCATTCTTCAGGCCAGCGGTGTCGGTGTTCTGGAATCTTTGCGGGTGTTGACAGACACCATTGACAATGCAGCCATTGCCGTGGAATTCAAAAAAATCAGGAGTCAGCTGGAAGAAGGACGGGGCATTTCAGGCCCGTTGAAACGGGCCAGATATTTTCCCCCCATGGTGGTCAGCATGGTGGCCATAGGTGAGGAATCCGGTAACCTGGACGGCATGCTCAAAGAAATATCCGATCATTACGATGCCGAGGTGGAATATGCCACCAAACGCCTGGCCGAAGCCTTAGGCCCTTTGCTCATGGTGGCCATGTCCGCCATGGTGGGATTTTTCATCCTGGCCATTTTCAAACCCATGTGGGAGATGGCTAACATTGTCTGA